In Leucoraja erinacea ecotype New England chromosome 15, Leri_hhj_1, whole genome shotgun sequence, the following proteins share a genomic window:
- the rbp4 gene encoding retinol-binding protein 4 — MTMLRRTALALLLALFPISSCFAKSDCVVDNFQVKDNFNKTRYTGKWYGFAKKDPQGLFLESNIHADFRIENGTMIAKAIGLVTLLPEWIVCAEMMGTFNDTANPAKFKLKYWGAAEHLQKGNDDHWIVDTDYDNYAITYTCRKLYENGTCADSYSFVFSRSPDGLTYDTQRIVRKWQEHICLAYKYKRILQTDSCL, encoded by the exons ATGACCATGTTACGGCGCACAGCCCTGGCGCTGCTGCTGGCCCTCTTCCCCATCTCCAGCTGCTTCGCCAAGTCCGACTGCGTGGTGGACAACTTCCAAGTGAAGGACAACTTCAACAAGACCCGG TACACGGGGAAATGGTACGGCTTCGCCAAGAAGGACCCACAGGGTCTGTTCCTGGAGAGTAACATCCACGCCGACTTCAGGATTGAGAATGGGACGATGATTGCCAAGGCGATAGGGCTGGTCACTTTACTGCC GGAGTGGATCGTGTGCGCCGAGATGATGGGGACCTTCAACGACACGGCCAACCCAGCCAAATTCAAACTGAAGTACTGGGGGGCAGCGGAACATCTGCAGAAAGGCA ATGATGATCACTGGATCGTTGACACAGATTATGATAACTATGCCATCACATACACATGCCGAAAGCTGTATGAAAATGGGACTTGTGCGGACAGCTACTCGTTTGTGTTTTCCCGCAGCCCTGACGGACTGACCTATGATACACAGCGCATTGTCCGAAAATGGCAGGAACACATCTGTCTGGCATACAAATACAAACGCATTCTTCAAACAG ATTCATGTCTGTAG
- the LOC129703903 gene encoding free fatty acid receptor 4-like, which yields MEDNSNHLLTNQEVNRSFFTFFSEFRTSDQIVTVTIESVVLGTVFLISMLANVCMIVLVVKGKKLANFQCFVLNLFLADIVFVGVTPVIITVRWTESWTLGPHVCHILFYIMATSGCVTIITLAAISVERFTAILSLRLRSPLHFKWVTAVVLTIWLFSAVTSLPLCLYFQMMTVQVKGQVRLI from the coding sequence ATGGAGGATAATTCAAATCATTTACTGACAAACCAGGAGGTGAACAGAtcatttttcacatttttttctGAATTCAGGACCTCCGACCAAATCGTCACAGTCACTATTGAGTCCGTGGTACTTGGGACGGTTTTTCTGATCTCCATGTTGGCTAATGTCTGCATGATCGTACTTGTGGTAAAGGGCAAGAAGCTGGCCAATTTTCAGTGCTTTGTGCTAAACCTCTTCTTGGCTGATATTGTGTTTGTGGGGGTCACCCCAGTCATCATCACTGTTCGCTGGACTGAATCCTGGACCCTTGGACCTCACGTGTGTCACATACTGTTCTACATCATGGCCACAAGTGGCTGTGTGACCATCATCACCTTAGCTGCCATTAGCGTCGAGAGATTTACCGCCATTTTGAGTCTGCGCTTGAGGTCTCCTCTGCATTTCAAGTGGGTGACTGCAGTTGTGCTGACCATTTGGTTGTTTTCAGCCGTTACATCTCTGCCGCTGTGCCTTTATTTTCAGATGATGACTGTTCAGGTTAAAGGCCAGGTAAGACTGATCTAA